A genomic stretch from Silurus meridionalis isolate SWU-2019-XX chromosome 1, ASM1480568v1, whole genome shotgun sequence includes:
- the lmo4b gene encoding LIM domain transcription factor LMO4b produces the protein MVNPGGSAQSAPVGAGTMSWKRCAGCGGKIADRFLLYAMDSYWHSRCLKCSCCQAQLGEIGTSCYTKSGMILCRNDYIRLFGNSGACSACGQSIPASELVMRAQGNVYHLKCFTCSTCRNRLVPGDRFHYINGSLFCEHDRPTALMNGHLSSLQTNPLLPDQKVC, from the exons ATGGTGAACCCAGGAGGCAGTGCTCAGTCTGCACCAGTTGGAGCTGGTACCATGTCGTGGAAGCGCTGTGCGGGCTGTGGAGGGAAGATCGCCGACCGTTTTCTCCTTTACGCCATGGACAGCTACTGGCACAGCCGCTGCCTCAAATGCTCATGCTGCCAAGCACAGCTCGGAGAGATCGGTACCTCGTGCTACACCAAGAGCGGCATGATCCTGTGCAGAAATGACTACATCAG gttatTTGGGAACAGTGGGGCATGCAGTGCCTGTGGCCAGTCCATCCCAGCCAGTGAACTGGTCATGAGGGCACAGGGCAACGTGTACCACCTCAAG TGTTTCACATGTTCTACCTGCCGGAACCGGCTGGTCCCCGGAGACCGGTTCCACTACATCAACGGCAGCTTGTTCTGCGAACACGATAGACCCACAGCGCTCATGAACGGCCACTTGAGTTCACTGCAGACGAACCCACTACTTCCTGATCAGAAG